A window of Streptomyces gilvosporeus contains these coding sequences:
- a CDS encoding IS4 family transposase, which produces MPRPGQVKSSADERLSDRIALGVLTCAFPPELVDEVVAACGRVEQRNRLLPARVVVYFVLAMCLFSGQGYEEVARLLTHGLERMGRWSGTWRVPTTAAIGRARLRLGPEPLRALFARVCRPVATRETSGSWYRGWRLVAVDGTTFDVPDTETNAAFFGRPGVCRGQEKSAYPQARLAALVECGTHAVFAAEAGPLAVHETELAQRLFGSLTVGMLVLADRGFRGFDLWRAAAATGADLLWRVKSDAVLPVRAVLEDGSYLSEIVAARDKNRRADPARVRVIEYTLTPDGTVYRLITTILDPKAASATSLAALYAQRWEIESTLDEVKTHQGGPRLVLRSQHPAGVEQEIFGFLLVHHALRDLMHQAARQADHDPDRFSFTRTLGVVRRHVTDQAAFSPLPTDPGTGHSPT; this is translated from the coding sequence AGCTGGTGGATGAGGTGGTCGCGGCGTGCGGCCGGGTCGAGCAGCGGAACCGGCTGCTGCCGGCCCGGGTGGTGGTCTATTTCGTGCTGGCGATGTGCCTGTTCTCCGGTCAGGGCTATGAGGAGGTCGCTCGGCTGCTCACGCACGGGCTGGAGCGGATGGGCCGCTGGTCGGGGACGTGGCGGGTGCCGACCACCGCGGCGATCGGCCGGGCCCGGCTGCGGCTGGGCCCCGAACCGCTTCGGGCCCTGTTTGCCCGGGTGTGCAGACCCGTAGCCACCAGGGAAACGAGTGGCTCCTGGTATCGGGGCTGGCGGCTGGTCGCCGTGGACGGCACCACCTTCGACGTACCCGACACCGAGACCAACGCTGCCTTCTTCGGACGGCCCGGGGTCTGCCGTGGTCAGGAGAAGAGCGCCTACCCGCAGGCGAGGCTGGCCGCCCTGGTCGAGTGCGGCACCCATGCCGTCTTCGCGGCCGAGGCCGGGCCGCTGGCCGTGCATGAAACCGAGCTGGCCCAGCGCCTGTTCGGCTCGCTGACGGTGGGCATGCTGGTGCTGGCTGACCGGGGCTTTCGCGGTTTCGATCTGTGGCGGGCGGCCGCGGCGACCGGCGCCGACCTGCTGTGGCGGGTCAAGAGCGACGCGGTCTTGCCGGTGCGGGCTGTACTGGAGGACGGCTCCTACCTCTCGGAGATCGTCGCTGCCAGGGACAAGAACCGCCGGGCGGACCCGGCCCGTGTCCGCGTCATCGAGTACACCCTCACCCCCGACGGAACGGTGTACCGGCTGATCACCACCATCCTGGACCCCAAAGCCGCATCCGCCACGTCGCTGGCCGCGCTGTACGCCCAGCGATGGGAGATCGAGAGCACGCTCGACGAGGTCAAGACCCACCAGGGCGGGCCTCGGCTGGTCCTGCGCTCCCAGCACCCGGCCGGCGTCGAACAAGAGATCTTCGGTTTCCTCCTGGTGCACCACGCCCTTCGGGACCTGATGCACCAAGCCGCCCGGCAGGCAGACCACGACCCCGACCGGTTCTCCTTCACCCGCACCCTGGGCGTCGTCCGCCGCCACGTCACCGACCAGGCGGCATTTTCCCCCCTCCCGACTGACCCGGGCACTGGCCACAGCCCTACGTGA